A region of Reichenbachiella carrageenanivorans DNA encodes the following proteins:
- the galE gene encoding UDP-glucose 4-epimerase GalE has translation MSNILVTGGLGFIGSHTCVELINAGFTPIVIDNLGNSEVWIKERIEKIVEQSITFYEGDCRDKELLNQIFTTHAIGGVIHFAAHKAVGESVSEPLKYYENNLGGLTAILETTQKHNCSNLVFSSSCTVYGTPDHLPVNESAQIKSAESPYGTTKIICEKIIQDLFAADPAYKAILLRYFNPIGAHSTSLIGELPLGIPSNLVPFITQTAAGIRESLTVFGNDYNTKDGSCVRDFIHVTDLAKAHIKALEFLINKKEGTCEAVNIGTGNGNTVLELISAFEKVSEQKLNYSIGKRRDGDVEAVYADAKKSKELLGWEAKISLEQSLLDAWNWQKTLKK, from the coding sequence ATGAGCAACATTCTTGTAACAGGCGGACTTGGATTTATCGGCTCGCACACCTGTGTAGAGCTAATAAATGCAGGATTCACCCCTATCGTCATAGACAACCTAGGCAATTCTGAAGTTTGGATAAAAGAGCGGATAGAAAAAATCGTTGAGCAATCGATCACCTTCTACGAAGGCGATTGTAGAGACAAAGAATTGCTGAATCAGATCTTTACGACGCATGCGATCGGTGGAGTTATCCATTTTGCTGCGCACAAAGCCGTAGGAGAATCTGTCTCGGAGCCACTCAAATATTACGAAAATAATCTAGGAGGCCTTACCGCTATTCTTGAAACCACTCAGAAGCACAACTGCTCCAACTTGGTTTTTTCTTCGTCTTGCACGGTCTATGGTACTCCTGACCACTTGCCTGTAAATGAGTCTGCTCAGATTAAAAGTGCAGAATCTCCATATGGAACAACCAAGATCATTTGCGAAAAAATTATTCAAGATTTATTTGCTGCTGACCCCGCGTACAAAGCCATCTTATTAAGGTATTTCAACCCAATAGGTGCACACAGTACTTCTCTCATTGGAGAACTGCCGCTAGGCATTCCTAGCAATTTGGTTCCATTCATCACGCAGACAGCGGCTGGCATCAGAGAAAGCCTAACTGTATTCGGCAACGACTACAACACCAAAGACGGCAGCTGTGTGAGGGACTTTATCCACGTCACCGATTTGGCAAAAGCCCACATTAAGGCGCTTGAGTTTTTGATCAACAAAAAAGAAGGCACTTGCGAGGCGGTAAATATTGGCACAGGCAATGGCAACACCGTACTCGAACTCATCTCTGCTTTCGAAAAAGTAAGTGAACAGAAGCTCAATTATTCCATCGGAAAAAGAAGAGATGGTGATGTAGAGGCCGTATATGCGGATGCAAAAAAATCTAAAGAACTCCTAGGGTGGGAGGCCAAAATAAGCTTAGAGCAATCTTTACTAGATGCTTGGAATTGGCAAAAAACCTTAAAAAAGTAA
- the rfbB gene encoding dTDP-glucose 4,6-dehydratase: MDRKILITGGAGFIGSHVVKYFVRQYPSYQIFNLDLLTYAGNLENLKEVEDTQNYTFIKGDICDAAFITNLFDTHAFDAVIHLAAESHVDRSIEDPLAFVNTNIIGTVNLLNACKKAWKGEETGKLFYHISTDEVYGSLEDGEFFYETTPYDPQSPYSASKASSDHFVRAYNNTYKLPVVISNCSNNYGPNQFPEKLIPVCIQNIIDGNPLPVYGKGENIRDWLFVHDHVTAIDVIFHQGRVGETYNIGGFNEWKNIDLVRLLCKIMDKKLDRTSGSCEALITFVTDRAGHDHRYAIDSTKISKTLGWKPSLQFEEGLEQTVDWYLGNQSWLDHIKSGAYQNN, from the coding sequence ATGGATAGGAAAATATTAATTACTGGCGGCGCGGGCTTTATAGGATCACATGTAGTTAAATATTTCGTCCGCCAGTATCCTAGCTATCAAATCTTCAACCTAGATCTCCTTACTTATGCCGGAAATCTCGAAAATCTCAAAGAGGTAGAAGACACCCAAAACTACACCTTTATCAAAGGAGATATCTGCGATGCAGCATTTATCACAAACCTCTTCGATACACATGCTTTTGATGCTGTCATTCATTTAGCAGCCGAGTCGCATGTGGATCGATCAATTGAAGACCCTCTAGCGTTTGTGAATACGAATATCATTGGCACGGTCAATCTACTGAATGCCTGCAAAAAAGCCTGGAAGGGTGAAGAAACAGGCAAATTATTCTATCACATTTCTACTGATGAAGTCTATGGCTCTTTAGAGGATGGTGAGTTCTTTTATGAAACCACCCCATATGATCCACAGTCTCCATACTCCGCATCCAAAGCCAGTTCAGATCATTTCGTCAGGGCCTATAACAACACCTACAAGCTTCCTGTAGTGATCTCGAATTGCTCCAACAATTACGGCCCTAACCAATTTCCAGAAAAGCTAATTCCGGTCTGTATCCAAAACATAATAGACGGCAACCCCCTGCCAGTATATGGAAAAGGTGAAAACATAAGAGACTGGCTCTTTGTGCATGATCACGTGACAGCAATCGATGTGATTTTTCATCAGGGGAGAGTAGGGGAAACTTACAACATTGGCGGATTCAACGAGTGGAAAAATATCGACTTGGTTCGATTACTATGCAAAATCATGGACAAAAAACTCGATCGGACAAGTGGTAGCTGCGAAGCCCTCATCACTTTTGTCACTGATCGTGCTGGTCATGACCATAGATATGCCATTGACTCAACCAAAATTTCAAAGACACTTGGCTGGAAGCCTTCTCTTCAATTTGAAGAAGGGCTTGAACAAACTGTAGACTGGTACCTTGGCAATCAGTCGTGGCTCGACCACATCAAATCAGGAGCTTACCAAAATAATTAA
- a CDS encoding nucleoid-associated protein, whose translation MEISSEVVLKSLAIHKITEDDGLINSAQALNIADRDLNQLLVKYFFKAFKVEERFRFTHETSLDYNEVFCLVKAIFESPNHLHEKSIEIAKHLYAHSRNQNIKDGDVMVTYFENCVLGDEVTDAVGIFKVENKDTYIKIMGHSGVFDISTEEGISINKLDKGVIIFNTDQANGYQAMIVDKTNKSGNAQYWQNDFLGLEPFNDEYFQTQGIINNLQEFAQEAFAGQTKTEKIAFVNESIDYIKANDQFDQSDYQETVLQAPELIERFENFQEKKQVEQPELNLEHFDISKPAIKNTKRFIRSIIKLDKNFHVYVHGNRQNIERGFDENRKQNFYTLYFEREE comes from the coding sequence ATGGAGATTTCATCAGAAGTTGTACTCAAATCACTGGCCATCCACAAAATCACTGAAGATGACGGCCTTATTAACTCTGCACAAGCGCTGAATATTGCAGATAGAGATTTGAATCAATTGTTGGTCAAATACTTTTTCAAAGCCTTTAAAGTAGAAGAACGATTCAGGTTCACACACGAAACCTCATTAGACTACAACGAGGTCTTTTGTCTCGTCAAAGCTATTTTTGAATCCCCCAATCACCTACATGAAAAGTCTATAGAAATCGCCAAACATCTCTATGCACATTCTCGAAACCAAAACATCAAAGATGGTGATGTAATGGTGACTTACTTTGAAAACTGTGTACTTGGCGATGAAGTGACAGACGCAGTAGGAATATTCAAGGTTGAAAACAAAGACACATACATCAAAATCATGGGGCACTCTGGTGTCTTCGACATCAGTACCGAAGAAGGTATCAGCATCAACAAACTCGACAAGGGCGTTATTATTTTCAACACGGATCAAGCCAATGGCTATCAAGCCATGATCGTAGACAAGACCAACAAATCAGGTAATGCCCAATACTGGCAAAATGACTTTCTAGGTCTAGAGCCATTCAACGACGAGTATTTTCAAACCCAAGGCATCATCAACAATCTTCAAGAGTTTGCTCAAGAAGCCTTTGCAGGCCAAACCAAAACAGAAAAGATCGCCTTTGTAAATGAGTCTATAGATTACATAAAAGCCAATGATCAATTTGATCAATCGGACTATCAAGAGACAGTGCTACAGGCACCAGAATTAATCGAACGTTTCGAGAATTTTCAAGAAAAGAAACAGGTAGAACAGCCCGAATTGAACCTAGAGCACTTCGACATATCCAAGCCAGCAATCAAAAACACCAAACGTTTTATACGCTCAATCATCAAGCTAGATAAAAACTTCCATGTCTACGTACATGGCAATCGGCAAAATATAGAAAGGGGGTTCGATGAAAATCGAAAACAGAACTTCTACACGCTCTATTTTGAGAGAGAAGAGTAG
- a CDS encoding response regulator — protein MSEKKKIAVIDDDEVFQLIIKKQIEMKNIECDILNFYNGQEAIDFFKKLETEGANGSVPDLVMLDVNMPVKDGWAFLEDYAHISDSIKSKISLYMVTSSVIQSDIDRAENNNDIVGFVSKPLTNERLEEIFAD, from the coding sequence ATGAGCGAAAAGAAAAAAATTGCAGTAATTGATGATGATGAAGTTTTCCAACTGATTATCAAGAAGCAAATCGAAATGAAAAATATCGAGTGCGATATCCTGAACTTTTATAATGGTCAGGAGGCGATTGATTTTTTCAAAAAACTCGAAACGGAGGGAGCTAATGGAAGTGTGCCAGATTTGGTCATGCTCGATGTGAATATGCCTGTTAAAGATGGTTGGGCCTTTTTGGAAGACTATGCGCACATCTCTGATTCGATCAAGAGTAAGATAAGCCTATATATGGTGACCTCATCTGTTATCCAATCTGATATTGATAGAGCGGAGAATAATAACGATATTGTAGGCTTTGTAAGTAAGCCTCTGACCAATGAGCGTTTAGAAGAAATTTTCGCTGATTAA